The Leptospira langatensis genomic sequence CTTGCCCCTTTCTAAGAGATCGCACTCGCATCATCGACTTTTTCTATCTTTCGGATAAGTCCGTTCTCTTGTTTGAGATCCTTCGCCTTGGTTAGATAGAAAAACTTTTGAGGGAATACGTCGTCTATAACTCCCACAGTTTTCGGACCTTGTATGGAATCGGCAAATTTCGTTAGTTCTTCGTCGCTCCTATAGATCAGGCTCCAATCCATGACTTCCATGATACCGATCTCGTCGGAGGCGTCGGAAAAATTTCCCAGAAAGATCTCGCCGTTTGGATCCAGGAGGGAATAAAGATGAGAACAGATCTTTTGAGCGGTTTTCATCTTTATATAGTCGAAGAGGCCGGCAGAATAGATCATATCGATACCTGTTTGATCCACGTATTTACCAGGGTTCGCTGCAAATCTAGCGATCTCCACATTCAAGCAATGAAAATCCACTTGTTTATGATTCTTTAATAAAGCGATCCGGATGCCATGCTTCGCCTCTGTGATCGCCCTTGGATCCTGGTCTAAGAGATAGATCGTTAATTTATCCAACAGCTGTTGATCGGCATCATTGATGAGAGTCACCATTTCTCTTGCAGGACCGCAAGCTACCGATAATACGCAGAGCCTTCCTTCCTTCTTTTTGAGTCGGTCCAGAATGGTCCGATAAAAGAAATTCTGTCTATGGAATACTGCCTGAGCCGATTTCAGATTCAAGGTGCATTTGTGAAGGCTCTTACCTAATAGATTTGTTCCTTCGTTCGTATCCCTATAAATTGCATCCATCATTTCGAAATCGCCTGCGTAACCGAGAGGCTTGGTAGTCGCCCGCTTGACGAATGGATCCAGAAATAGATAGCATTGCAACTCTTCCCTAAGATAGGAGAAATTGTATTCTATCTCGGAAGGATTAAGTTCGTGATACAGTTCGTTCGTCTTTTCCTTTAAGAAATTATAAATAGGACCGAGAAGAAGGAATACGGAATGATAGATCTCTTCTTTTAGATTATAGCCCACTGCGTATTCATAATCGTTTAAGCTGGATTCCAATTGAGAGAGAAGGGGTTGTATGCTTTGGATCTTTTCCTTAGTTTGGAATACGATCGATAGTGCTTTTTGGTGGGGAGTCTTAGGTTCTGCGGACTCTACTCGAACCTTGATCCCGGTCAAGGTATTATGGATAGCCCGGAACAGATCCAAATGGATCGGCTCGTCGAATTGGATCCCGTACTCCCATCCTTTTTCGGATCTCTTTTCCCAACGAATAACACCGCGTAACTTACGACTGTACTGCAATACATCTGTAAAAATGCTCATGCCCAGAACTGCTCCAAGGCTGGGAGAGGCCATGATCCGCTCATCACATACGATCCTTGTTCCATACTTGGAAATGTCGCCTAAGAGGGCTTCGATGGTTTTGCTCTCGCCGTTTACGGAATGGATCCGATAAAGGCAACGATAGGTCGGAACGAAAACTTCCTCTTTCGGGATGAGTTTTTCTGAGTTTCTGTCAATTTGATTGGATGAGGTCTTTTCCATTATGATTTTTTAATTTCCCTAAAAGATTGATCGCTACTTGATTCTCCGGCTCGAAGGCGAATACTTCCTTTAAGAGAAGCTCCGCTCTTTTTTTGTTTCCTAACCTGCGATACGAGTCGGAAAGCACGAGTAGATTGTTCACATGATCGGGTTGTCGATAACGGAAACGCTCTCCTTGTTCTACGGACTCGCGATAGTCTTTGTGTTTGTTGAAATATTTTGCTAAAAAATAGAAGTAACTACTTTCTCCGGGATACAACTCTACCAGTTGCGTTGCGGCGCGGATGCATTCTTCCACATCTCCGCTTTTTACGGAGGCAGAAACCATTCTCTTTAATGCCTCAAGCTCTTCCGTCTTCTCTACTCCGTTTTCATTCGTATGGAATCCGTTCCAATTGGGAGATCCGCCGGAACTTTCGATCGACTCCTTAGTTTTCTTGGAAGGATTGTAGGAAATTTGCACAAGAGAAAGATCATCGATAATATCGCCCGATTCTTTGAGAGTCTCCACAATTCCCTTTAACTCTCCTTTTCCCTTCTCTACTACGTTTAAGAAGAAGTTCTCGTCTTCCACCATGGTCTTTCCTCCGATATTGGGATCGAAGACCATAAGATCCTCTCTTCCATCCGAACCTAAGAGAAGTTTATCTCCGGGAAGAAGCTGGAATAGACTTACGAAGAAGCGACTCTTGATCTCCAACATACCGATCTTTCTGAAATACATTTGTGAATCGATAAAGCTCGCGTTTCCCTCCCTGTACAAAACGGGAAAAGGATGCTCCGCGTTGATATAATAAACCAGCCCAGTTTCCTCGTCTATGAGCCCGATGATTAAAGAGATCATCATTGCACCGTCGAAACTCTCGAAAGTCTTCTGAAGTTCGATTACTGCATTTCTTAGCCATCTTTCCGGATATTGGTTCCGGTTCGCTTCTAGCATCTTGGTCCTTTGGATCATCGCATGGAACACCGCTCCGAACACGATGGCTCCTCCCGCTCCTTGTAAGGATTTGCCCATGGCGTCCGCATTCACAAAGACTACGTACCTTCTACCCTTTAGGGTGATTACGTTGGAGACACTGATATCTCCCCCGATCTCCTGGGTCCAATTCTTGAAGGTGAATTTCTTTTTTTGGCTAGTGAAGAAGTTTACAGGAACGATCTCGCTTTTGGATAAATTCAAACTCAATGGCTGCAATACGAGAGAGGTCAGAAAATAATCCCCATCCTGTTGGGACTTCAGAGTACTGATCACATCCATCTTCTCGAACTCAGATTTGGTGAGTGAGAACTTAAAATGAGCGATGGTGACCGATATGATCATTGTCCCCACTAAGAAGTATAGATTATTGATAATGGAGATCAGCTTATAGTCGTTATCGAAGATGAGATTCACGATCAGATATTGTAGAAGGATGATCGAGCTATTCAAGGCTCCCTTTATAGCGTTCCAAGGAAGAAATAGATTCACAGCAATCAGGACAAGATTCAATCCGGCGTAATAAGAGGACTCGAAACCTCCGAGTCGGGTAGTCATCAGAGTGATGATCCCTCCCACAACGAAGGTAAACACATAAGCGTGGATCGTATTCCAAGGATTCGGACTGGAAAGACGAAGTATACAATACTGGATCAAAACAAAAACGGATGCGAAGGCTCTCAAGGTAAGAAAGTATCCCAGGTTCTCATCCAGATATTCCTTAGGAATAATGAAATAATCCAGTCCTCCGAACAAGGGGACTAGAGTGAATCCCAATATGCAGACGGTTTGGATCCATTTCTTTTCGAGGGCCCAAACGAATCGGCGAAAACTTTGCTCCTGATCGATCATCGATAGCAACCTTAGAAACCTACGGGTTATGTTTTGGGGAATTTCGAAAGCGGAAACGCAAGCATAACGGGCGATATACTTTCGAAATATTCGAGAAAGAATATGGATCGGAATGGTTTGGTCAATAAATATTTTATATAAGTGTGTATATTTATTTCCTGACGTTTGCGTTGGTTATGCGACTCTCTGTATGGTATCCTCTTTCGGGTAACGTTTTATTTTTGAGCAGTGCAAAAAACTTTAGAAACTTCGAATGTTGTTTTTGTGTGCTGCGAAATAAAAATAGATTAGTGCTCCGCGTAAAGATGCATATTACAATGCGGAATCTATATTCCGGAATAATTCGGTAGGATTTTCTAGTGAATCAGGCAAATGCGGGATTTGGTCCAATGCTGATTTCGAGATGCTACCCTGAATAGGCTGGATCGTTAGGAACAAAAGCTCTCTCCTTCGGGAAAAGAGAGAGCCTTGCCTTGCACCAAGAAAGTTCTTTGAATTCTTCTTTGGTATCTTAGTAAGCGGAAGACGCTACTATAGTTGAGAACTTAGCGATCAATGCCTGATCGTCTTCGTTATTCGGATGGAATCCCCAATAATAATATTCTAATATATAGAATATCACTGCCCAAGTGAACCCCGGAGAGCCGAAGAAGAATCGGATGTCCCGAACGATCTGTTTCGGATTCGGGAATCCAAAATAGAATAATGCTCTCACTGTTCCTACGACTGCCAAGAGTCCTAGGAGTTGCACTGCGATCGTCATTCCAAAGATCCTAGTGAAGTATCCTCCACCAGATTTCTGATATACGTCGAAGGCAACTGCCTTGTGCTCTAATTCTTCGAGAGAATGCCATTCTATGATCTTCCAGGTGATCGGATCGATCCAGGCTACTTTTTCTGGGGGAAGGGAGAGTAAGAATCTGCCGAGAGTCGCCGTAAAGTGTTCTGCTGCCGCAGTGATCGAAAGTGCTAATCTCTTTCCCCAGACAGGGAATAATTTCAGGATATTCTTTTCTAGGATATCGAAGAAGAGCCAGCAGAACATTTTCTCATGACTGCGAAAATCGAGTCCTATCTCTACAAATCTTTCGTTCAATTTATCATGAACGTTTCCGTGGACCGCTTCCTGTCCTGCAAAGGCCTTGATCTCACTTCTCAGGGTTTCGTCTTGGATCTCGTTTTGAAATGCTTTCACGGAGCGTATAAAGAATCTTTCTCCTTCCGGAAAGAGAACGCTTAAGCTAGAGAGAAACGCGGTGAAGAATGGGATCTTCTTTCCGAAGCCGCTCTCTCTTTTGATCTTTTCTAATGGAAATTTCGGTTTGCGGATCTGTGGATGGATGCGCTCAGACACGATTGTTTGGCCCATAAGACTCTCCTAAATTGGATCGGTTATTTTCATTTTCCGATTTCTATTTTCCCATCCTTTGGATTTTCACTGCTCATTAGGAAATTCGAATCGTGCTCTGTATTTCTATTGCATTTCGATCTTTTGGGATCCCGCCCTCTTACATCATGTGGGAACTCAATTTGATCATTGTAACGAATGCTACAATGATCGGTCAATTTTAATTTTCCGCGTTAGGGAGCCGGAAAGCGCGAAGCGTCCCGAAGGGATGAGGGCGAATGCCCGAACTTGGAGGCGCCCGACCCGCACGTTGTTACGTTTATTCTTACTTTATAGGCGGTTTGTGTGCGGGGAACGCCCAAACCTTTTTGCAGAAAGGGGCCCATATAATGTAATATTTGCGAAACGTTTTTTAGGATATATATAGGAACGAAGTTTGTCTAAAAAGCCGGTGCTTGCATGAGAGTTTTCCTCTTTTCGTTCTTATTCGGTTTTCTATTCCTTTCCTGCGGAAGGGAGACATTGCCTTATTCCACAAAGTTCCTGGAAACAGGAGAAGGAAGTCTTCATTCGTTGGCAAGATGGAGTACCGAGGAACTGTTTCGAGAGAGCAAAGGCAGGGTCCGGACAAACGCGATCTTGGTTTTGCATAAGGGGAAGATCCGAATGGAGGCTTACTTTTCAGAATTCGGACCGGAGACCCTGCATCCTACTTGGTCTATTAGCAAATTCTTATTGAATGGAGCCTTGGCTGAAGCAATCGCTTCCGGAAAAATGGAATTAGACGGATCGGTCGTGGATTATTTAAAAGATCCTAATGTATCTTTTCGGAAGGATCTGAAAGTGAAAGATCTTCTCTTCTTCGCTTCGGGACTGGATTGGAAGGAGAGATACGAATGGGCGCCCTTGGATTCGGATATTTTAGAGATCCTTTACGGAGACGCTCGCTCCGATATTGCCCGATACATTTCTAAATTAGGTTTTTCTTATGAGCCAGGGGAGCATGTTGCTTATTCCAGCGGGGATTCCAATCTTTTGTCCGCGGTTCTCACGCGGATTGTCGGTAAGGATTACTCGGACAAATATCTTCGTTCCGTGGGAATTCATTCTTTTGTTTGGGAGACGGATGGGAAGGAAGTACCGATCGCTTCTTCGTATGCATATCTATCCGCGAGGGATCTGGCCCATTTGGGCGAGTTTTATATCCGAGAGGGTTGGGGACAACATCCTTCCGGTCTTTTTCCGAAGGATTGGATTGCGGATACGTTCCGTGTGCATGATCCTAGGAAGCATAGGCCTTGGTATTTGAGTTGGTTGCCCTTTCCTCCTATGGGTGGGCATGTGTATGTGAACCGTTTCGACTCGGTAACGGATAAGTTGTTCTTTGCGAATCTATCTGCCGATGCTTTTTTCGCATCCGGGCATTGGGGACAGTATATGGTTGTGGACCCTAAGTTAGATCTAGTCGTTGTGCGTTTTGGGAACGATAGGGGAGGGAAGTTCCCGATGAAGGATTTTATCGATCGACTATTGCCAGGATTAGAAGAATGAGAAATCGATCCGCTTTTGGCATGGGAAAGTTCTTTAAGATCGTATTGATTACGTTTTCCTTATTCTTGATCATAGGTCTGATCCTGTTTGCGATCTTCA encodes the following:
- a CDS encoding PilZ domain-containing protein, whose amino-acid sequence is MEKTSSNQIDRNSEKLIPKEEVFVPTYRCLYRIHSVNGESKTIEALLGDISKYGTRIVCDERIMASPSLGAVLGMSIFTDVLQYSRKLRGVIRWEKRSEKGWEYGIQFDEPIHLDLFRAIHNTLTGIKVRVESAEPKTPHQKALSIVFQTKEKIQSIQPLLSQLESSLNDYEYAVGYNLKEEIYHSVFLLLGPIYNFLKEKTNELYHELNPSEIEYNFSYLREELQCYLFLDPFVKRATTKPLGYAGDFEMMDAIYRDTNEGTNLLGKSLHKCTLNLKSAQAVFHRQNFFYRTILDRLKKKEGRLCVLSVACGPAREMVTLINDADQQLLDKLTIYLLDQDPRAITEAKHGIRIALLKNHKQVDFHCLNVEIARFAANPGKYVDQTGIDMIYSAGLFDYIKMKTAQKICSHLYSLLDPNGEIFLGNFSDASDEIGIMEVMDWSLIYRSDEELTKFADSIQGPKTVGVIDDVFPQKFFYLTKAKDLKQENGLIRKIEKVDDASAIS
- a CDS encoding PP2C family protein-serine/threonine phosphatase, translating into MIDQEQSFRRFVWALEKKWIQTVCILGFTLVPLFGGLDYFIIPKEYLDENLGYFLTLRAFASVFVLIQYCILRLSSPNPWNTIHAYVFTFVVGGIITLMTTRLGGFESSYYAGLNLVLIAVNLFLPWNAIKGALNSSIILLQYLIVNLIFDNDYKLISIINNLYFLVGTMIISVTIAHFKFSLTKSEFEKMDVISTLKSQQDGDYFLTSLVLQPLSLNLSKSEIVPVNFFTSQKKKFTFKNWTQEIGGDISVSNVITLKGRRYVVFVNADAMGKSLQGAGGAIVFGAVFHAMIQRTKMLEANRNQYPERWLRNAVIELQKTFESFDGAMMISLIIGLIDEETGLVYYINAEHPFPVLYREGNASFIDSQMYFRKIGMLEIKSRFFVSLFQLLPGDKLLLGSDGREDLMVFDPNIGGKTMVEDENFFLNVVEKGKGELKGIVETLKESGDIIDDLSLVQISYNPSKKTKESIESSGGSPNWNGFHTNENGVEKTEELEALKRMVSASVKSGDVEECIRAATQLVELYPGESSYFYFLAKYFNKHKDYRESVEQGERFRYRQPDHVNNLLVLSDSYRRLGNKKRAELLLKEVFAFEPENQVAINLLGKLKNHNGKDLIQSN
- a CDS encoding metal-dependent hydrolase is translated as MGQTIVSERIHPQIRKPKFPLEKIKRESGFGKKIPFFTAFLSSLSVLFPEGERFFIRSVKAFQNEIQDETLRSEIKAFAGQEAVHGNVHDKLNERFVEIGLDFRSHEKMFCWLFFDILEKNILKLFPVWGKRLALSITAAAEHFTATLGRFLLSLPPEKVAWIDPITWKIIEWHSLEELEHKAVAFDVYQKSGGGYFTRIFGMTIAVQLLGLLAVVGTVRALFYFGFPNPKQIVRDIRFFFGSPGFTWAVIFYILEYYYWGFHPNNEDDQALIAKFSTIVASSAY
- a CDS encoding serine hydrolase domain-containing protein; protein product: MRVFLFSFLFGFLFLSCGRETLPYSTKFLETGEGSLHSLARWSTEELFRESKGRVRTNAILVLHKGKIRMEAYFSEFGPETLHPTWSISKFLLNGALAEAIASGKMELDGSVVDYLKDPNVSFRKDLKVKDLLFFASGLDWKERYEWAPLDSDILEILYGDARSDIARYISKLGFSYEPGEHVAYSSGDSNLLSAVLTRIVGKDYSDKYLRSVGIHSFVWETDGKEVPIASSYAYLSARDLAHLGEFYIREGWGQHPSGLFPKDWIADTFRVHDPRKHRPWYLSWLPFPPMGGHVYVNRFDSVTDKLFFANLSADAFFASGHWGQYMVVDPKLDLVVVRFGNDRGGKFPMKDFIDRLLPGLEE